A region of Helicoverpa zea isolate HzStark_Cry1AcR chromosome 16, ilHelZeax1.1, whole genome shotgun sequence DNA encodes the following proteins:
- the LOC124637837 gene encoding uncharacterized protein LOC124637837: protein MCHPKNFLDVTSSRTFLFIIVLLSLKLCSPQDLNEEFVNEDSIDTSDISIVPVKKVKFPRNVGVATPCRMSELLCDTGQCISLDKYCNGEDDCGDKSDEPKSCTPCNRTYMGDVGRTYELEVRRPREDHLPFVCHLNFTAMGADYGDIIQLTFDTFTVGKFVSFTSDGCPDGHMTIVERSPSPPTGQWCGSAWGYTVYFSESDSINMTLRLDRLSQQGVGYNFDFKLAYKFLRRSEARLRYGNATVGAWRGERVPGTYCDRILSDCDLRACRIQSPNFPGVYPRNATCTYRIEHTKIPADKHVLLAVRQTNSHKIHIKDQIVKYDRSQRVLKIWDQCNVVQDYLTVWDGPTRDSPVLVRLCGGDAVPDIVSRGPNMLLEFHTSPYDNPFHPVPLSYLPGFELEVQVLYVEKDSHSYVRSDGRCRFVLRSSDKTSGVLRNPRHSLPPNTSCVYYFQGRANEIVWVSFVKYHSAGTEPAGFDQQKDCSSQLTIWDGAAPDADLDRKLDMSDKKSRLGLFCREESPRLCDHALLSNATRATRPCAPSESYITTGNALTILQELRQGSALYPVSFVLRYEFVDVSEQGQPLVDSQSACDRVFKSAQTYSGRFQAPRAIFYYGRGGAQNLTCILRFEAKQGERIQLTFTSTYFGNKYCNTHKDSRTSRWKCDRPAKRTIGGEGLAQIIITEYPWEGVPIQRDCICTNRSEPLNVHTLTAPVVEINFTVTMMNITEDYDDFAFEGEYKFVPTGPGDETVCSTGWGKRRLRGSSGEIRLFDKRQIPVAPEIVGDRHVISESVRAEVACVHRPWLIEPGGDEVTPVQGRYLYVKVPGYEVTPASPFCSTPNRLYIYEAHDTSKLREVCPDGANVIELYSPGWKSSQTTLETSLKPHARSYVIDFLQHEQADYSIKWIELMKKPSFDHDSESNTIPPPVSLECRYSCPELNACIPIALWCDGSAHCPSGYDEDDSNCSFRISLPPPYVAAAAGVGLLLCAIAVALCACKRRRRKDKEFKARLDGALPPEERPFDRAKTNGVPEAARQYATVQKYATIDKYSLSQKYSAGLNDARYYDEVAQRDKLADTRYASLGRAGRGMRVDNSRGNGSRRAMPDLGYPDLKDGFC, encoded by the exons ATGTGTCACCCAAAGAATTTCCTAGACGTGACCAGCAGTAGAACATTTTTGTTCATAATAGTGTTGCTTTCTCTAAAGCTGTGCAGTCCTCAGGACTTAAATGAGGAGTTTGTGAACGAGGATAGTATAGATACGTCTGATATTAGTATAGTGCCAGTGAAAAAAGTGAAGTTTCCTAGGAATGTAGGGGTGGCAACGCCCTGTAGGATGAGCGAACTTCTCTGTGACACCGGTCAGTGTATATCTCTGGACAAGTACTGTAACGGAGAGGATGATTGCGGAGATAAGAGCGACGAGCCCAAGTCCTGTACAC CCTGCAACAGAACGTACATGGGTGACGTGGGTCGTACATACGAATTAGAGGTCCGCAGGCCTCGAGAAGACCACCTCCCTTTCGTGTGCCACCTCAACTTTACCGCCATGGGCGCCGACTATGGCGACATTATACAG CTAACATTTGATACGTTCACGGTGGGTAAATTCGTGTCGTTCACGTCGGATGGCTGTCCGGACGGGCACATGACGATCGTAGAACGGTCTCCCTCCCCGCCCACGGGACAATGGTGCGGCTCAGCCTGGGGTTACACCGTGTATTTCTCAGAGTCTGATTCTATTAATATGACGCTAAGATTAGACAGGCTAAGTCAACAG GGCGTGGGCTACAATTTCGACTTCAAGCTGGCTTACAAGTTTTTAAGACGAAGTGAAGCGAGATTACGGTACGGTAACGCAACTGTCGGCGCGTGGAGAGGAGAGAGGGTTCCAGGGACCTACTGCGACAGAATACTGAGTGACTGCGACCTTCGGGCCTGTCGCATCCAGTCGCCCAACTTCCCCGGCGTTTATCCCCGCAACGCAACTTGTACATACCGCATCGAACATACTAAG ATACCGGCAGATAAACATGTTTTACTAGCAGTAAGACAGACGAATAGTCACAAAATACATATCAAAGACCAAATAGTGAAGTACGATAGGAGTCAGCGTGTCTTAAA GATTTGGGACCAATGCAACGTCGTGCAAGATTACCTCACAGTTTGGGACGGCCCCACTCGCGATTCACCTGTGCTGGTGCGCCTTTGTGGTGGGGATGCGGTCCCAGATATTGTGAGCCGAGGCCCCAATATGTTGCTCGAGTTTCATACGTCGCCGTACGATAATCCGTTTCACCCGGTACCGTTGAGCTACCTGCCAGGATTCGAGCTTGAAGTACAG GTGCTATACGTGGAGAAGGATTCACACTCGTACGTGCGTTCGGATGGACGATGCCGTTTCGTTTTACGCTCGTCAGACAAAACTAGTGGAGTATTGAGGAATCCAAGGCATTCGTTGCCGCCGAACACGTCTTGTGTCTACTATTTTCAG GGTCGCGCCAACGAGATAGTTTGGGTGTCGTTTGTGAAGTACCATTCGGCTGGAACGGAGCCGGCTGGCTTCGACCAGCAGAAAGACTGCTCGTCACAGCTAACGATATGGGATGGAGCGGCGCCTGATGCTGATTTGGATCGAAAG TTGGACATGAGCGACAAGAAATCCCGTCTCGGACTGTTTTGTCGCGAGGAGTCCCCAAGACTATGTGACCATGCGCTCCTTTCAAACGCGACCAGAGCAACGCGGCCATGCGCCCCTTCTGAAAGCTACATCACGACTGGAAACGCCCTCACTATACTGCAA GAACTACGTCAGGGATCCGCACTTTACCCAGTATCGTTTGTCCTCCGGTACGAATTTGTAGACGTTAGTGAACAAGGACAACCTTTGGTAGACTCACAATCAGCCTGCGACCGAGTCTTCAAGTCTGCTCAGACCTATTCAGGCAGATTTCAAGCTCCACGTGCAATATTCTATTATGGAAGAGGTGGTGCACAAAACCTTACTTGCATCTTAAG ATTCGAAGCTAAACAAGGAGAAAGAATACAGTTGACCTTCACGAGCACTTACtttggaaataaatattgtaatacgcACAAAGACTCACGTACAAGTCGTTGGAAATGCGATAGGCCTGCGAAAAGAACCATTGGGGGCGAAGGACTCGCGCAAATTATTATAACAGAATATCCTTGGGAAGGAGTGCCGATTCAAAGGGACTGCATTTGTACTAATAGATCTGAACCTTTGAACGTACACACATTAACTGCTCCAGTAGTCGAAATTAACTTTACTGTAACGATGATGAACATTACTGAAGATTATGACGATTTTGCCTTTGAAGGTGAATATAAATTTGTTCCTACTGGACCTGGTGATGAGACCGTATGTTCAACGGGATGGGGTAAAAGACGACTAAGGGGTAGCAGTGGAGAAATTAGACTATTTGATAAAAGGCAAATTCCTGTAGCTCCTGAAATAGTTGGAGACAGACATGTAATATCAGAAAGTGTTAGAGCTGAAGTTGCGTGCGTTCATAGACCTTGGCTCATCGAACCTGGGGGTGATGAAGTGACTCCTGTACAAGGAAGGTATTTGTACGTTAAAGTTCCAGGGTATGAAGTCACACCAGCTTCACCATTCTGTAGCACTCCAAATCGATTGTATATTTACGAGGCACATGATACGTCGAAATTGAGAGAAGTGTGTCCAGATGGAGCAAATGTAATAGAATTATATTCACCAGGATGGAAATCTTCGCAAACGACTTTAGAAACTTCTTTGAAACCTCATGCTAGGAGCTACGTTATTGATTTTCTGCAACATGAACAGGCTGATTATTCAATCAAATGGATAGAGCTTATGAAGAAGCCATCTTTTGATCACGACTCGGAGTCTAACACTATACCTCCACCTGTCTCTTTGGAATGCCGATATAG CTGTCCGGAGTTGAACGCCTGTATTCCTATCGCATTATGGTGTGACGGTAGCGCACACTGTCCATCGGGTTATGACGAAGACGACTCAAATTGCTCGTTCAGGATATCTTTACCGCCACCGTACGTGGCTGCGGCAGCTGGAGTTGGTCTTCTTCTATGTGCTATTGCCGTTGCTCTGTGCGCATGCAAACGACGACGAAGAAAAGACAAGGAGTTCAAAGCGCGACTTGACGGTGCATTACCTCCTGAAGAAAGACCGTTTGATCGCGCCAAAACAAACGGTGTTCCAGAAGCTGCGCGCCAATACGCTACTGTTCAAAAGTATGCCACGATAGATAAGTACAGCTTAAGTCAGAAGTACAGCGCAGGGTTGAACGACGCTCGTTACTACGACGAGGTAGCACAAAGGGATAAGCTCGCGGATACAAGGTACGCTAGTTTGGGTCGTGCTGGCCGAGGCATGCGAGTCGACAACTCGAGAGGCAACGGCTCGAGAAGAGCGATGCCTGATTTGGGTTACCCGGATTTAAAAGACGGTTTTTGTTGA